CATAATCATGTAAAATATCCTGATTTTATTCATGCCAATAGACATGAGCATGCCCAATTCCCTGATTCTTTCAAGTACCACCATCAGCATGGTGTTGATGATGCCAAAACACATAGCCAGTAATAAAATCAGCATGATGACAAACAGCATCTGGGTCATAAAGTCGGTCATGATGCCGAGATCCGGGGAGATTTCTTTCCAGTTTTTTATGTCGAGTTCCGGAAAATGATTCTTTAACTTGTTGGTGACAGCTTCTGTACAATCGTTGTTGTTGAGCAATATGGCTATTTCATGGGCTTTGCCTTTTTCAAGTCCAATTAATCCGGAAAGTTCATCTTTTCTTAGATAAATATTCACCTCGTCAAATGAAGTGTTGATGGTTTTATAAATCCCGCAAACGCGGAAAGCTGCGTTAACCAGGCTTCCGTCTACAGACTGGAGGGTCAGCACAATTTTTGAGCGTAACTTTGCATGAATTTTTCCGGCCAATTTCTGGCTGATCACTACGGTGTTGGCGTGCTTTGAATCAAAATAGCTTCCCGAATTGCCTTTTATTTCACTATATATTTGAGTTACTTTTTTCTCTGTCCCCGGATCAACCCCATTTACGATTACACCAACGCCTGTTGTTGAAGTTGCTGCCATTGCAGCAAGTTTTAACCTTTCGCTAACGGCTTTTATTTCAGGGATATGGCGCATAAATGACATGATCTTATTGACCCCCTTTATGGTATCGCCTACATCTCTGTTGTTAAGATATTGCGGATTATGAATTTGGATGTGCGATATTTCGTTTTTGATGGCCAGTTCAACTCTTTGTTTGGCCATGCCGTTCATCAAAGCTGAAGTAAAAAGGCCACCAAACAGCCCAAATGCTATGGCCAAAATCACAACCAGGCTGCGCACTTTGTTGCGCCAGATATTTTTCCAGGCTATTTGAATAATCATGGTTTCCGGAGTGCTTTAATGATATTCAATCTCAAAACAGATATAAGGGGATAAGCGATGGCGATAATCATAATAATAAAAATGGCTAATCCCTGATGGAAGAAATAATCACTGTGCCAGGATACAGGCAATATCGGATCCATTCCGTATTGAACCATCATTTTGGCCAGGCTGCCCGATAGTTTTATCGGATGATAGTGAAAATAAGTGACAATAGGGATACTGCCAATCATTCCTGAAACAATTCCCAAAATGCCGATAAAAAACAATTCAATAGTCAGCTGAAGTGCCAGGAAGTATTTTTGCATGCCGACAGCTGTCATTACGCCAAATTCGTGCGTGCGTTCCGAAGTCATCATCAATACGGTTCCAAATATGCCAAAGCCGACAATGATGTATAAAATCAGCAATATAATAATCCCGCTGGCATTGTCCGATTTGAATTCCTGCACCAGCTCGGTGAGCATTTCTTTCCAGGTCATCACTTCATATTGCCGGCTGATGGATTTTTGAATGCTGTGGGCAATTTTATCGGTATTATCAATATCTCTGGGTTGGGTAAGGCTGACCATCAGCGAGGATAGCTGGCCGGGTGCTGAGTAGAATGACTGGCAAACCGGCAGGTTCATGTAAATGACCTGATTGTCAAATTCCGGAGCTGGCAGATGAATAATTCCCTGTATCCTGTACTTTCCTGCTGCACTTGTTCCATGGTATCCCTGGCTGATCAGTACAATGGTGTCGTTTACGGAAAGTTCAAGATGTCTGGCAAGCCTCTGGGCTACGAGCACTCCGCTATCGCCATAATGCAGGTAGTACCCCTGTACCAGTTTTTTCGACAATTTGGTATAGAGGTCTTCTTTCATGGGATTGATTCCTACCACCAGTACTCCTTTTGTTTTTAAACCTGAGGAAGCAAGGGCAAATGATTCGAGCCGGGGAACCAACCCGATCGTTGATGAATGTTTTTTCAATGTACTGTGGATTTTTGCGTCCAGGCCAGGATCGTAGGTAAAGGTGTTGTCAATGGTTTTGTTATCCCAATATCCACTGGCATGAACCTGGATATAGCCTGTATACGACTGAACAACGCTATCCAGCAGATACCTCCAGCTTCCCATGTGGAAGGCCCTCATGATAATTGCAAAGAACACGGCAAAGAAAATGGATGCTGCCGTAATCAGTGTCCTTCGTTTATTACGCCATATATTTCGCCATGCCAGTTTGATCATTTGCGCTGTGATTAACGGATGGTCTTCATGTTTTGCTGGGAGAAAAAGCCATCCTGAATGGGTATGTCGAATTTTACCATGATCAGGTCGACAAGAGTCCTGTTTCCTTTTTCATTGGCAGGAATAATTTCGTAATGAGTGAGGATATCCCTGTCATCCATGTACTTTATTTTTGAAGCAATTTCGGTTTTCACCAGGTAATTGTCTTCATCAAAAAATTCTGATTTCAACTGATGGTAGTCTTTTTTACTGATCCATTTGATGATGGAGCCCCAGACCACGGGTGTTCCCGGCTTAGGTACCAGTCTGATTTTATAGCAATCCATACCTTCCACTGTTTCCCTGCCTAAGAGTGTATGGTGATAATCATCAACTATGGATGATTCCTTGAGCAGATCGTCATTGGAAAAATCAGAACCCATCCATCCCTGCGACATCATGGAGGGCGGTAATTTGATCAGTCTTGAAATGGAAGGTACCCAATTCCATATTTCGTTCTTGCGCTTTAAAAAAGTCTGTCCTTTTTCTTTTGCCGGGCCGGTTATAAGGATTATCGAGAATTCCTTCCCTTTTGACCAGGATTTGAATGATACCGTTCTTTTCCAGGCAGGCCTCACGATTGTCATTACCATTTCACTTTTGTTGCTTTTACCTTCCAGCCTGTCGTATGCATGTTTTACAATTTCTTTCGCACTGATATTCTGACTATTCCCTCCCTGAAAGGCTAAAAGAGAAATTCCCAGTGAAAGCAGTAATTTTAATTTAATTGACATTTTCTCTTTGTCCATTTGATTAATGTGCAAGTTAGAAAATGTTTTAAAATTTTCCTTGCTTCCTTTTTAATAGAATCCATAGGATTTTGATTTATTTTTTAAGGATAAAAACAATTTTAGTATGCTGTTATTAGTACCTTCTTCCTTTTTCTTACATTTGTCAGATAATTGTGAAAGATATGTACAGTTTTGAAACCATACAGGAAATCCTTTCCAGAGAATTCTCGGCAATTAATTGGAAAGTGGATCCCAAAGAATTATACACACCCGTAGAATATGTCCTTTCCCTTGGGGGAAAGCGAATCAGGCCTTCGATGGTTTTGATGGCGTATAATATTTTTTCGGATGACATTGAAAAAGCTATTAAGCCTGCCATAGGACTGGAAATATTCCATAATTTCACCTTGTTGCATGATGATATTATGGATAAAGCGCCTATCCGAAGGAATAAACCCACCGTTCATACCCGCTGGAATGAGAACGTGGCCATACTTTCTGGAGATGCCATGTGTATTAAGGCTTATGAATACCTGGGACAGTGCGAAGGCAAGTATTTAAAGCCGGTTTTTGATGTTTTTACGCAAACAGCCCTTCAGGTATGTGAAGGCCAGCAATATGACATGAATTTTGAAACAGCCGATACGGTGAATATTGACCAATATCTTGAGATGATCAAACTGAAAACATCCGTCTTGCTTGCTGCAAGCCTCAAAATTGGTGCAATATTGGGCGGTGCATCTGAAAAGGATGCAGATTTGCTTTACAGTTGCGGTTGTAATTTCGGACTTTCTTTTCAATTACAGGATGATTTGCTTGATGTATACGGTGATCAGGACATCTTTGGAAAGAAAATCGGCGGAGATATTGTGGCCAACAAAAAGACCTATTTGCTGATTCAGGCTTTGGAAGCAGCTACAGATAAAGAAAAAGTTGAACTTAACGGTCTGCTTAAGGATCAGTCCATTGATGCAAATACCAAAGTAGCCCGGGTAAAAGCTTTTTACGATAAGAAAAATGTAAAAGCTATTACCGAAGCTGCAATTGGCAAATATTTCTCAAAGGCAGTTGTCGACCTCTTCACTGTCGATGTGCCTGAGAACAAGAAAAACGAGTTAAAGCGGATTATATCAATGATGATTGGCCGGGAAAAGTAAATTTAAACTGCAAATTCACCGGTATCCAGCCATTCATTCTTGATGAGGCACCACCAGTCTATTGCTAATCCTTTAAGAAGATATTCATACGGCAGCCAGCCATAACCCTGTTCGCCCCAGCCTTTTCCCCAGGAATTCCTGATCAGAAAGGCTCCTGTGGTTTCTTTTGCTTTGGGAAGGGCATTTTTTATAAGCATATTATCGTCGTATCCGACGGCTGCAATGGCATGTCCACCTACAGATCTTTCGTTTTCAACCGGGAAAGGAATACGTCCTGTTTTATCTGCCTGGTGGTATGAACTGTAGACTGTTATCCCAAACATGGCAGGAATTCCGGCAGCCAGATTTGTTTTTATTGCGTTCAGTATATCCTCAGGCTTAGTTGACGGTTTATCAAGTTTGTAATAAGTAATGGCCTGATAGTTTTGGGCAAATGAATAGCAAAAGGCAGAAG
This DNA window, taken from Bacteroidota bacterium, encodes the following:
- a CDS encoding outer membrane lipoprotein-sorting protein; its protein translation is MSIKLKLLLSLGISLLAFQGGNSQNISAKEIVKHAYDRLEGKSNKSEMVMTIVRPAWKRTVSFKSWSKGKEFSIILITGPAKEKGQTFLKRKNEIWNWVPSISRLIKLPPSMMSQGWMGSDFSNDDLLKESSIVDDYHHTLLGRETVEGMDCYKIRLVPKPGTPVVWGSIIKWISKKDYHQLKSEFFDEDNYLVKTEIASKIKYMDDRDILTHYEIIPANEKGNRTLVDLIMVKFDIPIQDGFFSQQNMKTIR
- a CDS encoding ABC transporter permease, yielding MIIQIAWKNIWRNKVRSLVVILAIAFGLFGGLFTSALMNGMAKQRVELAIKNEISHIQIHNPQYLNNRDVGDTIKGVNKIMSFMRHIPEIKAVSERLKLAAMAATSTTGVGVIVNGVDPGTEKKVTQIYSEIKGNSGSYFDSKHANTVVISQKLAGKIHAKLRSKIVLTLQSVDGSLVNAAFRVCGIYKTINTSFDEVNIYLRKDELSGLIGLEKGKAHEIAILLNNNDCTEAVTNKLKNHFPELDIKNWKEISPDLGIMTDFMTQMLFVIMLILLLAMCFGIINTMLMVVLERIRELGMLMSIGMNKIRIFYMIM
- a CDS encoding polyprenyl synthetase family protein, with translation MYSFETIQEILSREFSAINWKVDPKELYTPVEYVLSLGGKRIRPSMVLMAYNIFSDDIEKAIKPAIGLEIFHNFTLLHDDIMDKAPIRRNKPTVHTRWNENVAILSGDAMCIKAYEYLGQCEGKYLKPVFDVFTQTALQVCEGQQYDMNFETADTVNIDQYLEMIKLKTSVLLAASLKIGAILGGASEKDADLLYSCGCNFGLSFQLQDDLLDVYGDQDIFGKKIGGDIVANKKTYLLIQALEAATDKEKVELNGLLKDQSIDANTKVARVKAFYDKKNVKAITEAAIGKYFSKAVVDLFTVDVPENKKNELKRIISMMIGREK
- a CDS encoding ABC transporter permease; translation: MIKLAWRNIWRNKRRTLITAASIFFAVFFAIIMRAFHMGSWRYLLDSVVQSYTGYIQVHASGYWDNKTIDNTFTYDPGLDAKIHSTLKKHSSTIGLVPRLESFALASSGLKTKGVLVVGINPMKEDLYTKLSKKLVQGYYLHYGDSGVLVAQRLARHLELSVNDTIVLISQGYHGTSAAGKYRIQGIIHLPAPEFDNQVIYMNLPVCQSFYSAPGQLSSLMVSLTQPRDIDNTDKIAHSIQKSISRQYEVMTWKEMLTELVQEFKSDNASGIIILLILYIIVGFGIFGTVLMMTSERTHEFGVMTAVGMQKYFLALQLTIELFFIGILGIVSGMIGSIPIVTYFHYHPIKLSGSLAKMMVQYGMDPILPVSWHSDYFFHQGLAIFIIMIIAIAYPLISVLRLNIIKALRKP
- a CDS encoding C1 family peptidase: MNSETNCFKMGWLPDYPDFRDYSAEHPLIKPILKKAGIAKAPATKLPSSTDLRQWCSPVEDQGNLGACTAHACIGIVEYFERRSFSKHIDASRLFLYKTTRNLMRQTGDTGAYLRKTMGALALFGVVPEEFWPYITSDFDKEPSAFCYSFAQNYQAITYYKLDKPSTKPEDILNAIKTNLAAGIPAMFGITVYSSYHQADKTGRIPFPVENERSVGGHAIAAVGYDDNMLIKNALPKAKETTGAFLIRNSWGKGWGEQGYGWLPYEYLLKGLAIDWWCLIKNEWLDTGEFAV